A region of Saccharomyces mikatae IFO 1815 strain IFO1815 genome assembly, chromosome: 12 DNA encodes the following proteins:
- the ATG26 gene encoding sterol 3-beta-glucosyltransferase (similar to Saccharomyces cerevisiae ATG26 (YLR189C); ancestral locus Anc_1.69): protein MPITKIISTSDGEAGSKPSISLVPDTPSKPEVSPRHHRLSKSLSKFKHWRGRSNSSLPMGPVEQESLQGRLGEVYSDNEDNGYNKGNVDDLAKSKYMMKSIAGLLTTASVYAGMNSAQEMNALVQVDSEESDSNDSHQANFGKNEVRSKKESSRTKECPEISRLDKRSPTLFDFSVTREKLSKDNVSKLRQRFCLDEQEPFLNDFPAWLLKDVLVQGHIFITMKHFLFFAYLPKNPRSVKMSGNLNIRTKLIRSTRYWCVLKNHLFSMYTSSTELYFPVLTIDLRDVQKIETQKHTLHGNNTKTFKLSTNENSFKFNADSEFSAKSWVNALKKEQFAAQNSENNSISLKIPLPNIIEIDDQPIVNKALTLRLRALESSQTYAIDDFMFVFMDGSGSHVKGSLCQQLNKLQKSGVNTLYNDIPVKKAKSDHENEALATSEHKKMEKYGGRDSNYLNVPNSDVPSSDNGKRSRFRFRERSNSWFRRAKPLENSQVEDVEEIYKDTADDIDSSVHTTILAHEQEDNQEQTVGWKPNHLKNFAEMWAAKPIHYRNKFINFEKDDIYLIKETEKVPANERFRNHFKFNKEKSLISTYYTYLNRNVPVYGKIYVSNDTVCFRSLLPGSNTQMVLPLIDVETCYKEKGFRFGYFVLVIVIHGHEELFFEFSTEVARDDIERILLKLLDNIYTSSGEGSNMSTASLSDVQHNTDSAKLKLFEDKINAEGFEVPLMIDENPHYKTNITPNKSYKFGLLTIGSRGDVQPYIALGKGLIKEGHQVVIITHSEFRDFVESHGIQFEEIAGNPVELMSLMVENESMNVRMLREASSKFRGWIDALLQTSWEVCNRRKFDILIESPSAMVGIHITEALQIPYFRAFTMPWTRTRAYPHAFIVPDQKRGGNYNYLTHVLFENVFWKGISGQVNKWRVETLGLGKTNLFLLQQNNVPFLYNVSPTIFPPSIDFSEWVRVTGYWFLDDKSTFKPPPNLQSFISEARAKDKKLVYIGFGSIVVSNAKEMTEALVEAVVEADVYCILNKGWSERLDDKAAKNIEVDLPRNILNIENIPHDWLFPQVDAAVHHGGSGTTGASLRAGLPTVIKPFFGDQFFYAGRVEDIGVGIALKKLNAETLADALKVVTKNKVMKDRAELIKKKISREDGIKTAISAIYNELEYARSVTLSKVKNPRKTGEMIDPTKLSSAETTDEAWTVI, encoded by the coding sequence ATGCCCATCACTAAGATCATATCAACTTCTGACGGCGAAGCGGGGTCAAAACCAAGCATCTCTTTAGTGCCCGATACGCCATCTAAACCAGAAGTTTCCCCTAGGCATCATCGTCTTTCAAAGTCGCTTTCGAAGTTCAAGCACTGGAGAGGTAGATCAAATAGTAGTTTACCAATGGGCCCGGTTGAACAGGAGAGCTTGCAGGGCAGGCTAGGTGAGGTCTACAGtgataatgaagataacGGTTACAATAAGGGCAACGTGGATGACTTGGCGAAATCCAAGTACATGATGAAAAGCATTGCTGGTCTATTAACGACAGCTAGTGTGTATGCTGGGATGAATAGTGCTCAGGAAATGAATGCGTTAGTGCAAGTCGATTCTGAGGAATCTGATTCTAATGACAGTCACCAGGCAAATTTTGGTAAAAATGAAGTAAGAAGCAAAAAGGAGAGTTCTAGAACTAAAGAATGTCCAGAAATATCAAGATTAGATAAAAGAAGCCCGACCTTATTCGACTTTTCAGTAACTAGGGAAAAACTATCAAAAGACAATGTTAGTAAACTAAGACAGCGGTTTTGCTTAGACGAACAGGAACCctttttgaatgattttcCTGCATGGTTACTTAAAGATGTGTTGGTTCAAGGCCATATTTTTATCACAATGAAacattttctattttttgCCTATTTACCTAAGAATCCTCGGTCGGTTAAAATGTCTGGAAACCTCAATATTAGGACAAAGCTCATTAGGTCTACCAGGTATTGGTGcgttttgaaaaatcatttgttttctatGTACACTTCATCGACTGAGTTGTATTTCCCTGTTCTAACTATAGATTTAAGGGATGTCCAGAAAATCGAAACACAAAAACATACTTTACACGGAAATAATACAAAAACTTTCAAGCTTTCTacaaatgaaaattcatttaaatTCAACGCAGATTCAGAGTTTTCCGCTAAATCATGGGTAAACGCTCTGAAAAAAGAGCAGTTTGCGGCTCAAAATTCTGAGAACAATTCGATAAGTCTAAAAATTCCATTACCAAATATCATAGAAATAGATGATCAACCTATTGTTAATAAAGCCTTGACCTTAAGATTAAGGGCTTTAGAAAGTTCACAGACCTACGCTATCGATGATTTTatgtttgtttttatgGATGGGTCCGGTAGCCATGTCAAGGGCAGTCTTTGTCAACAGCTGAATAAATTACAGAAATCTGGCGTCAATACGCTTTACAACGATATTCCAGTTAAGAAAGCAAAATCAGATCATGAAAACGAAGCTCTGGCGACATCCGAGCacaagaaaatggaaaaatatgGTGGCAGGGATTCTAATTACTTGAATGTTCCAAATTCAGATGTACCCTCTTCAGATAATGGTAAAAGAAGTAGGTTCAGATTTAGAGAAAGAAGTAATAGTTGGTTCCGTAGAGCCAAACCTCTTGAAAATTCACAAGTTGAGGACGTAGAGGAGATATACAAAGATACGGCAGACGATATAGACTCTTCTGTGCACACCACAATTCTTGCTCATGAACAAGAGGATAATCAAGAACAAACCGTAGGTTGGAAGCCaaatcatctcaaaaattTCGCGGAGATGTGGGCCGCTAAACCAATACACTACCGAAAtaaatttattaattttgaaaaagatgacatctatttaataaaagaaaccgAAAAAGTGCCTGCTAATGAGCGGTTTAGGAATCATTTCAAGTTCAATAAGGAGAAGTCACTAATCAGCACTTACTATACTTATCTGAACAGAAATGTTCCCGTTTATGGGAAGATTTATGTATCCAATGATACCGTGTGTTTCAGGTCCTTGTTGCCAGGATCTAATACACAAATGGTTCTGCCGTTGATTGATGTAGAGACATGCTATAAAGAAAAGGGCTTTAGATTTGGTTATTTTGTATTGGTTATAGTGATTCACGGTCATGAGGAGCTgttctttgaatttagtACTGAAGTCGCCAGAGATGATATTGAACGAATCCTTTTAAAGCTCTTGGATAACATCTATACAAGCAGTGGAGAAGGATCGAATATGTCAACTGCCTCTCTTAGTGATGTACAACATAATACTGATTCAGCGAAGCTAAAGCTATTTGAAGACAAAATCAATGCAGAGGGGTTTGAAGTACCGTTGATGATTGACGAGAATCCGCACTATAAAACCAACATAACACCAAACAAAAGTTATAAGTTTGGGCTATTAACAATTGGTTCAAGAGGCGATGTTCAACCATACATTGCCTTGGGCAAAGGTTTGATCAAGGAAGGCCAtcaagttgtaataattacACATTCGGAATTTCGAGACTTCGTCGAAAGTCATGGAAttcaatttgaagaaattgctGGTAACCCAGTAGAGCTAATGTCCTTGATGGTAGAGAATGAATCCATGAACGTTAGAATGCTCAGAGAGGCATCAAGTAAATTCAGAGGATGGATCGATGCCCTTTTACAGACATCTTGGGAGGTTTGTaatagaagaaagtttGATATTTTGATTGAATCGCCATCCGCAATGGTTGGTATTCATATTACTGAAGCATTACAAATTCCTTATTTTCGAGCATTTACCATGCCATGGACAAGAACAAGAGCATATCCGCATGCTTTTATCGTACCAGATCAAAAGAGGGGCGGTAATTACAATTACCTAACACATGTTCTTTTCGAAAATGTTTTCTGGAAGGGAATTAGCGGGCAAGTAAATAAATGGAGGGTGGAAACACTTGGGTTAGGGAAAACaaatcttttccttttacAACAAAACAACGTTCCTTTCCTGTACAACGTTTCTCCAACCATTTTTCCACCATCAATTGACTTTAGCGAGTGGGTGAGAGTTACAGGGTATTGGTTTCTCGACGATAAAAGTACGTTTAAACCGCCACCTAATTTACAAAGCTTCATTTCCGAAGCAAGAgcaaaagacaaaaaattggtttATATCGGTTTTGGTTCAATCGTAGTCTCTAACGCCAAAGAAATGACAGAGGCTCTTGTTGAAGCTGTCGTGGAGGCAGATGTCTACTGCATTTTAAATAAAGGATGGTCAGAGAGATTGGACGATAAGGCGGCAAAGAATATAGAGGTAGATCTTCCACGAAACATActaaatattgaaaatattccCCATGATTGGTTATTCCCACAGGTTGATGCAGCAGTTCATCATGGTGGTTCCGGTACTACGGGCGCTTCATTGCGCGCTGGTTTACCCACCGTTATAAAACCTTTTTTTGGCGatcaattcttttatgCCGGTAGAGTAGAAGATATTGGGGTTGGTATTGCCCTAAAGAAACTAAACGCTGAAACACTAGCAGACGCCTTAAAAGTGGTTACGAAGAACAAAGTAATGAAGGATAGAGCTGAActaataaagaagaaaatttcccGAGAAGATGGCATTAAAACTGCAATAAGTGCAATATATAATGAACTTGAGTATGCGAGAAGTGTTACTCTatcaaaagtaaaaaatcCACGTAAGACTGGGGAAATGATAGATCCAACCAAACTATCATCAGCAGAAACAACAGATGAAGCATGGACGGTGATTTGA
- the MMR1 gene encoding Mmr1p (similar to Saccharomyces cerevisiae MMR1 (YLR190W); ancestral locus Anc_7.366), producing MNSATMKSEQLTPKLSPMSFCLDDQKNAGTFQSILNSPTKLKLDTGPISNSLLYPTSLSKLSELSRSGRSKQRRGSDTMRSVSPIRFQFLNNTPKMLKPEYLSQTTNNLPLLSALLKNNKKTTKSTTNEDQSLNPDPLSIEKNIIKQSIKDKLEQLRSSEPISQVQKEERKPSPHDIKDFTEETINQKNAESSGLLCTPVSVTPFEDTVSHEMPKAEDKGNRVISNGSTQCSQTEINEMPKDLNLDALPTDKNGFVQYGLKNNNSNNRYSFISSTSTDYEPEWYDGQQHISMHMPSMTSTEEVNSRDKSNLDIKIKQLELEITELKLQNEKLVHSMTTNRYIEERFMLEVMKDPSIHAQKSQRDIERKVKQLEKKFFNCKKVLKKLTESPSVVAPSTSKTDGNSARIPCPKTRLARVSVLDLKKIEEQPDSSSGISSEEDHSTNEDLNIAYEEPISSLSSTASKQSRKSRRGFQLNLPVQTEKDGK from the coding sequence ATGAATTCTGCAACGATGAAATCAGAACAACTTACTCCGAAACTTTCACCAATGTCATTTTGTTTGGatgatcaaaaaaatgcagGCACTTTTCAAAGTATACTAAACTCACCTACAAAACTAAAATTGGACACTGGCCCTATTAGTAACTCCTTGTTATATCCAACATCACTTTCTAAATTGAGCGAGTTGTCAAGAAGTGGACGCTCAAAGCAAAGAAGAGGTTCCGATACTATGAGGTCAGTATCACCTATCAGATTCCAGTTTCTAAATAATACTCCAAAGATGTTGAAACCTGAGTATTTATCTCAAACGACCAATAATCTTCCATTGTTGTCTGCTCTGCTGAAGAATAACAAGAAAACCACAAAATCAACTACTAATGAAGATCAGAGTCTAAATCCTGATCCGTTGAGCATAGAGAAAAACATCATTAAACAATCTATCAAAGACAAATTAGAGCAGTTGCGCAGTTCAGAACCTATTTCTCAAGtgcaaaaagaagaacgaaAACCATCACCACATGATATCAAGGACTTTACAGAAGAGACAATtaaccaaaaaaatgccGAAAGTTCAGGTCTTTTATGCACACCTGTTTCTGTAACTCCTTTTGAGGATACAGTTAGTCATGAAATGCCCAAAGCTGAAGACAAGGGAAATAGGGTTATCTCTAACGGTTCCACTCAGTGCTCACAAACTGAAATAAACGAAATGCCTAAAGATTTAAACTTGGACGCTTTACCTACCGATAAAAATGGATTTGTCCAATATGGCctcaaaaataataacagtaaCAATAGATATAGTTTTATCTCTTCTACGTCCACTGACTATGAACCAGAGTGGTACGACGGACAGCAACACATCTCAATGCATATGCCATCTATGACCAGTACCGAGGAAGTCAATAGTCGTGACAAATCGAATTTAGATATAAAAATTAAACAGCTGGAACTTGAAATTACAGAACTAAAGctacaaaatgaaaagctAGTTCACTCCATGACCACGAACAGATACATAGAAGAAAGGTTTATGCTAGAAGTCATGAAAGACCCTAGTATACACGCGCAAAAATCTCAAAGGGATATCGAGAGAAAGGTGAAACAATTGGAGaagaaattctttaatTGTAAAAAAGTCCTCAAGAAATTGACTGAATCCCCCTCAGTAGTGGCCCCATCCACTTCAAAAACTGATGGGAATTCAGCAAGGATTCCATGTCCTAAGACCAGATTGGCACGTGTTTCCGTTTTAgacctgaaaaaaattgaagaacaGCCTGACTCTTCATCAGGGATATCATCTGAGGAGGATCATTCCACAAACGAAGATTTGAATATCGCTTATGAAGAAccaatttcttctctttcatcAACAGCGTCTAAGCAGAGCAGAAAGAGTAGGAGAGGTTTCCAACTCAACCTCCCTGTCCAAACAGAAAAGGACGGAAAATAA
- the PEX13 gene encoding peroxin PEX13 (similar to Saccharomyces cerevisiae PEX13 (YLR191W); ancestral locus Anc_7.365) yields MSAISSTTAPRPKPWETSAPLDEPQRNTQSLGAMMTSNQQDSSQGEVNNNNSSNESAPEVLPRPAALNSSGTYGEPNTIPAIYGNSNYGMPYDSNPYGINSMYGNSIGRYGYGGSYYGNNYGSFYGGGYGTGAGYGMNNGGGLGESTKATFQLIESLIGAVTGFAQMLESTYMATHNSFFTMVSVAEQFGNLKEMLGSFFGIFAIMKFLKKVLYRATKGRLGIPPRNIAGSEGSENKLIEDFYKFNDSASISSNRKSTRRKISWKPLIFFLMAVFGFPYLLNKFIAKIQTSGAIQASRENDGECIDPSKLEFARALYDFVPENPEMEVALKKGDLMAILSKKDPVGRDSDWWKVRTKNGNIGYIPYNYIEIIKRRKKIEHVNDETPTH; encoded by the coding sequence ATGTCTGCAATATCTTCTACAACAGCACCACGACCTAAGCCCTGGGAGACTAGCGCGCCCTTAGATGAGCCGCAGCGTAATACTCAGTCATTAGGAGCGATGATGACTTCGAATCAGCAGGACTCGAGTCAAGGTGAAgtaaacaataataatagttcAAATGAATCCGCTCCCGAAGTTTTGCCACGACCTGCGGCACTAAACTCTTCTGGTACATACGGTGAACCGAATACAATACCTGCTATATACGGCAATAGTAACTATGGCATGCCTTATGATAGCAATCCGTATGGTATAAACTCTATGTACGGAAATAGCATAGGGAGATACGGATATGGAGGGTCGTACTATGGTAACAATTACGGATCCTTTTATGGGGGAGGATACGGTACAGGAGCAGGATATGGAATGAATAACGGTGGTGGGCTAGGCGAATCCACAAAGGCTACCTTTCAATTAATAGAAAGTCTGATAGGAGCTGTTACAGGATTTGCACAGATGCTGGAATCCACCTACATGGCAACACACAATTCATTCTTTACCATGGTATCAGTGGCAGAACAGTTCGGTAATTTAAAGGAAATGTTAGgttcattttttggtaTATTTGCTATAATGAAGTTCCTTAAAAAAGTGCTCTATCGAGCCACTAAGGGTAGACTAGGAATACCACCTAGAAATATTGCAGGATCCGAAGGAAGTGAGAATAAACTAattgaagatttttatAAGTTTAATGACAGTGCTTCAATCTCCTCAAATAGAAAATCAACGAGGAGGAAAATATCATGGAAGCCactaattttttttctgatgGCAGTATTTGGTTTCCCGtacttactaaacaaatTCATTGCTAAAATACAGACCTCTGGTGCTATACAGGCATCGCGAGAAAATGATGGCGAGTGTATTGATCCTTCGAAGTTAGAATTCGCTAGGGCATTGTACGATTTTGTTCCAGAAAATCCAGAGATGGAAGTTGCTTTAAAAAAAGGCGACTTGATGGCCATTTTAAGTAAGAAAGACCCTGTCGGTAGGGATTCTGATTGGTGGAAAGTGAGGACTAAGAATGGTAATATTGGTTACATTCCATATAACTATATTGAAATTATAAAAAGGCGGAAAAAAATTGAGCACGTTAATGATGAAACACCTACACACTAG
- the HCR1 gene encoding translation initiation factor eIF3 core subunit j (similar to Saccharomyces cerevisiae HCR1 (YLR192C); ancestral locus Anc_7.363): MSWDDEAINGSMGNDDVVLMDSWDAELGDDEPVMQSWDAEEEEKKPAPKAKKEQPKKAKKTKETSTDKVLLDIDTLDEKTRKELIKKAEMESDLNNAADLFAGLGVAEEHPRARALQKEQEEQALKRPAFTKDTPIETHPLFNAETKREYQDLRKALSAAITPMNKKSPLNYSSSLAIDLIRDVAKPMSIESIRQTVATLNVLIKDKEREERQARLARVRGGTATGGAGKKKVKGKTNLGGAFKKDQDFDLDGPDDFEFGDDDFM; this comes from the coding sequence ATGTCTTGGGACGACGAAGCTATCAATGGTTCTATGGGTAATGATGATGTCGTTTTGATGGACTCATGGGATGCTGAACttggtgatgatgaaccAGTCATGCAATCTTGGGATgcagaagaggaagaaaagaagccTGCTCCTAAAGCCAAAAAGGAACAACCAAAAAAGGCtaaaaaaaccaaagagACCTCCACTGACAAAGTTTTATTGGATATTGACACATTGGACGAGAAGACACGTAAAGAACTAATCAAGAAGGCCGAAATGGAGTCTGATCTAAACAATGCTGCTGACCTTTTTGCTGGCTTAGGTGTTGCCGAGGAACATCCAAGAGCACGTGCTTTACAGAAGGAACAAGAGGAACAAGCTCTAAAGAGACCCGCCTTCACAAAGGATACACCTATCGAAACCCATCCTTTGTTTAATGCAGAAACAAAGAGGGAGTACCAAGATTTAAGAAAGGCCTTATCTGCTGCTATTACACCCATGAACAAGAAATCACCACTGAACTACTCTTCGTCATTAGCCATTGATTTAATCAGAGATGTAGCAAAACCAATGTCTATCGAATCTATTAGACAGACTGTCGCTACTTTGAACGTTTTGATCAAAGACaaggaaagagaagaaagacAAGCTCGTTTGGCCCGTGTGAGAGGCGGTACTGCCACTGGTGGTGCCGGTAAGAAAAAGGTCAAAGGAAAAACCAATTTGGGTGGTGCGTTCAAGAAAGATCAAGACTTCGACCTAGATGGCCCCGACGATTTTGAATTCGGTGATGACGACTTCATGTAA
- the UPS1 gene encoding Ups1p (similar to Saccharomyces cerevisiae UPS1 (YLR193C); ancestral locus Anc_7.359) gives MVLLHRSTHIFPTDFASVSRAFFNRYPNPYSPHVLSIDTISRKVDQEGNLRTTRLLKKSGKLPTWVKPFLRGITETWIIEVSVVNPTNSTMKTYTRNLDHTGIMKVEEYTTYQFDSATSSTIADSQVKFSSGFNMGIKSKVEDWSRTKFDENVKKSRMGMAFVIQRLEEARNPQF, from the coding sequence ATGGTCCTTTTACACAGAAGCACACACATATTCCCCACCGATTTTGCCTCTGTTTCACGCgcctttttcaatagatACCCTAACCCATATTCCCCCCATGTGCTTTCTATAGACACGATATCAAGGAAGGTTGACCAGGAGGGAAATCTGCGCACAACAAGGTTGTTGAAGAAGTCAGGAAAGTTGCCCACATGGGTCAAGCCATTTCTGAGAGGAATAACTGAGACGTGGATAATCGAAGTTTCCGTAGTTAACCCCACTAACTCCACGATGAAGACTTACACCAGGAACCTAGATCATACCGGAATCATGAAGGTGGAAGAGTACACTACCTATCAGTTTGACAGTGCTACAAGCAGTACGATAGCAGACAGTCAGGTGAAATTCTCCAGTGGTTTCAATATGGGCATCAAATCTAAGGTGGAGGATTGGTCACGAACTAAGTTTGATGAAAACGTAAAGAAAAGTAGAATGGGGATGGCATTTGTCATCCAGAGACTCGAAGAGGCAAGGAACCCTCAGTTTTAA
- the NCW2 gene encoding Ncw2p (similar to Saccharomyces cerevisiae YLR194C; ancestral locus Anc_7.358) — protein MKASSILITFLISLVGAQKDTGSLDGQDSKDSSQKKSSNSQETASVTKDDQKITSVTISTEKVPVQTSNAVSNTYAVAPSATVVTTDAQGKTTTQYLWWVAETNSAATTISTVSVQPRSEASSIKDSSASYTATSADTPITIVTTTNSLGEAYTSTIWWLPSSAVTGSTASSSKLSSGSSLKSSSNSKEVSTIRSAYVTTSGSKVETLTTTYKSTVNAKVASGISNSTNGAFAGTHIAYGAGIFAVGALLL, from the coding sequence ATGAAAGCCTCCTCTATATTAATTACCTTTCTAATTTCTCTAGTCGGCGCTCAAAAGGATACCGGCTCCTTAGATGGCCAAGACTCTAAAGATAGctcccaaaaaaaaagcagcAACTCTCAAGAAACAGCATCTGTTACAAAGGATGATCAAAAAATCACATCTGTAACCATTTCTACCGAGAAAGTTCCGGTACAAACCAGCAACGCCGTCAGCAATACCTATGCCGTCGCTCCAAGTGCCACTGTAGTAACCACGGATGCTCAGGGGAAAACTACCACACAGTACCTATGGTGGGTTGCCGAAACCAACTCTGCTGCTACTACAATCTCAACTGTGTCTGTGCAACCCAGAAGTGAAGCGTCAAGTATAAAGGACAGCTCCGCCTCCTACACAGCAACATCGGCAGACACACCAATCACCATAGTAACCACCACAAACTCGTTAGGTGAAGCATACACATCAACTATTTGGTGGCTACCATCATCCGCTGTAACGGGCAGCACAGCTTCATCAAGTAAACTATCATCAGGATCTTCATTAAAGAGTTCATCGAACTCTAAGGAAGTAAGCACTATCAGATCTGCCTATGTAACTACATCGGGTTCCAAAGTAGAAACATTGACCACTACATACAAGTCTACAGTGAACGCTAAGGTAGCATCCGGAATCTCTAACTCCACCAACGGTGCCTTTGCTGGTACTCACATAGCCTACGGTGCTGGTATATTTGCCGTTGGGGCACTCTTATTATAG